The following are encoded together in the Pedobacter steynii genome:
- a CDS encoding homoserine kinase → MSASIKVFAPATVANVVCGYDVLGFAVNEPGDEVIMKLTEGSGIRITKITGDEGRLPLDPQKNTVSASVQHYLNHIGKPDVGVEIELHKKMPIGSGLGSSSASTVAGLFAVNTLFDNLLTNKELVPFAMKGEELACGYGHADNVAPALLGGFVLIRSYQPLDIISLPHPDDLYAAIVYPEVDVPTKDARQMIRSKVLLKDAVTQWGNVAGLVSGLFMKDYDLIGRSMTDILVEPTRSILIPDFYKLRSLAMKTGATGFGISGSGPSVFALTKDEATARAITQKLQQHLKGIGINSLSFVSEVNKKGPVILD, encoded by the coding sequence ATGAGCGCGTCTATAAAAGTTTTTGCCCCTGCCACTGTTGCGAATGTGGTTTGCGGATATGATGTTCTGGGCTTTGCGGTTAACGAGCCTGGTGATGAAGTGATTATGAAATTAACGGAAGGTTCAGGAATCAGAATTACAAAGATTACTGGTGACGAGGGGCGTTTGCCGTTGGATCCCCAAAAAAATACGGTAAGTGCCAGCGTACAACATTACCTGAACCACATTGGGAAACCGGATGTTGGAGTAGAAATAGAATTGCATAAGAAAATGCCGATTGGCAGTGGACTGGGATCCAGTTCCGCCAGTACGGTAGCAGGTTTATTTGCCGTAAATACTTTGTTTGATAATTTATTGACCAATAAAGAACTGGTTCCTTTTGCAATGAAAGGAGAGGAGCTGGCTTGTGGTTACGGGCATGCCGACAACGTGGCTCCGGCACTTTTAGGGGGCTTTGTATTGATCAGAAGCTATCAGCCTTTAGACATCATTAGTTTGCCTCACCCTGATGATCTTTACGCAGCCATTGTATACCCGGAAGTGGATGTGCCAACGAAAGACGCAAGACAGATGATCCGGTCTAAAGTATTGCTGAAAGATGCGGTTACCCAATGGGGAAATGTTGCCGGTCTGGTTAGTGGACTGTTTATGAAAGATTATGATCTCATCGGCAGGAGTATGACTGATATTCTGGTAGAACCTACCCGTTCTATTTTAATCCCTGATTTCTATAAATTGAGGAGCCTGGCTATGAAAACAGGGGCTACAGGCTTTGGTATTTCAGGTTCTGGCCCATCTGTATTTGCTTTGACAAAAGACGAGGCAACCGCCAGGGCAATTACTCAGAAATTGCAGCAACACTTAAAAGGTATTGGCATCAATAGCCTTTCTTTTGTGTCGGAAGTAAATAAAAAAGGCCCTGTTATTTTAGATTAA